The sequence GCGTTGTTGACGGCGAAATTGGCGTGGAAATGAGCGAGATGATTGAAAGGGACACAAACTTGCAAGTACTCGGCTACTGGACAGCGGGAGTACGGCAATACTATGGGCTAGAGCCACTTGCTCATATAGACGATTTGCGTAATGTCAGCATTCGAACGCAAGACTCGCCTGCCATCCAGGATAGTTGGACAGCATTAGGGGCACTGCCGACAAGTGTGGCCTGGGATGAGATGTACCAAGCATTGCAAAACCGGGTTGTCGATGCATCGGAAAATGATTTTACAAATATTTATCAGTCGAGCCATCATGAAGTGACGCCTTACTTGACGTTAACGAACCATGATTATACGACACGTTTCTTTTTAACATCGGACATTGTAATGGAGCGCTTCTCTAAAGAAGAGCAACAGGCAATCTATGAAGCGGCAGATGAAGCCACTGTTGCCGCCCGCCAAGCAGATAAGGAGTTGGCAAAACAGTCCCTTGAACAGTTAGAGGAGGAGGGGGCAATTGTCCACGAAATCGACACCGACCCATTTATTGAACGGACAGAGGAAGTAAGAGAAAAAGCAGCAGCGCAATTAGGCGCGACCGAACTTTATGAAAGAATCCGCTCCTTGGCGGATTAGAAGGAGGGCGCAAATCATGAAGGCGTTTTTAAATAGTCTGGAGTGGGTGCTGATGCGTGCTGCGGCGGTGTTCTTTGTCGGGTTTGTCGTGTGCATATTTTTACAGCTGCTATCGCGTTACGTACCTGGGATCACGATTTTATGGGCAGCGGAAATTGCTACATATGCATTTATTTGGACGGTATTTTTAGGTGCTGCTGTCATGGTCCGCCATCAAGAACATTTTAAAATTGATTATTTATATGAAAAACTTGCCGGCTTGCCGTTGCTTTTAACCAAATTGGTCAGCCACGTGTTGATTGGTGCTTTCGGCGCTGCTATGGTCGTTTACGGCTCTAAGCTGACGCACTTGTTTTGGGAGTGGACAGTGAACACGCTGCCGGGGCTGCAGCAAGGATACTTGTGGCTTGTCCTT is a genomic window of Shouchella clausii containing:
- a CDS encoding TRAP transporter substrate-binding protein — translated: MRKQLFLLATATLLLSGCAAVKETADNDPGDPKKLILATQLDANSPYAVGFQAFKEAVEEKTGGAVTAELHTNGSLGGNEDMLLQSIATGGVDMAVISPGFMTQVLREIDLFSLPYLFTSYEHWERVVDGEIGVEMSEMIERDTNLQVLGYWTAGVRQYYGLEPLAHIDDLRNVSIRTQDSPAIQDSWTALGALPTSVAWDEMYQALQNRVVDASENDFTNIYQSSHHEVTPYLTLTNHDYTTRFFLTSDIVMERFSKEEQQAIYEAADEATVAARQADKELAKQSLEQLEEEGAIVHEIDTDPFIERTEEVREKAAAQLGATELYERIRSLAD
- a CDS encoding TRAP transporter small permease, which produces MKAFLNSLEWVLMRAAAVFFVGFVVCIFLQLLSRYVPGITILWAAEIATYAFIWTVFLGAAVMVRHQEHFKIDYLYEKLAGLPLLLTKLVSHVLIGAFGAAMVVYGSKLTHLFWEWTVNTLPGLQQGYLWLVLPVSGFAMLAFAIGNAVEDIGAHSLKKESDAA